One part of the Dioscorea cayenensis subsp. rotundata cultivar TDr96_F1 chromosome 2, TDr96_F1_v2_PseudoChromosome.rev07_lg8_w22 25.fasta, whole genome shotgun sequence genome encodes these proteins:
- the LOC120270612 gene encoding O-acyltransferase WSD1-like, which produces MEEDEPVSPTGQYFNSSVLSVSILAFFEFDKPIDDSPAIVTLENSFLPINPRFSSIMVKDEHGVQNWKRVNVNLEEHVKIPTFPSGLESYDEYMQEYISKIAMEPFSQNRPLWELHLIKYPTKHAEGVMVFKLHHALGDGFSLMGALFSMVQRADKPSLPLTFPSSHAKPQNDNDHGSTIWETLFSAFSVGVNTICDFGWSFLKSTLIEDNKTPIRSGDPGVEFRPITISTVTFSLNDVRRIKAKLGGTVNDVMSGIIFYGTQLYLHTASKSSSKYSKVTALVLLNTRVISNYQNLQEMTKPDARSPWGNQFGFIHVSVPSSTEDLEKGNPLDFVMKARETINAKRNSLGVFLTGRLLEMLRKIRGPEVTAQYVHSTLKNTSMTVSNLIGPMEQMQIAGQNCRGLYFMVVGVPQSLTITMVSYKGKIKVAMGTEKGFIDSELLVSCMEKSFQRIFTASGAKTC; this is translated from the exons ATGGAAGAAGATGAGCCTGTGAGCCCTACTGGACAGTACTTCAATAGCTCTGTGCTCTCTGTAAGCATCCTCGCCTTCTTCGAGTTCGACAAACCTATCGATGATTCTCCAGCCATCGTCACCCTTGAGAACTCCTTCTTGCCCATTAACCCTCGGTTCTCTTCCATCATG GTGAAAGATGAGCATGGTGTCCAAAATTGGAAGAGAGTTAACGTCAATCTGGAAGAGCACGTAAAAATTCCTACATTTCCTTCTGGCTTAGAATCCTACGATGAGTACATGCAAGAGTATATATCAAAGATAGCAATGGAGCCATTCTCACAGAACCGGCCTTTATGGGAACTCCACCTCATCAAGTACCCTACAAAGCATGCAGAAGGAGTCATGGTGTTCAAGCTTCACCATGCTCTAGGAGATGGTTTTTCTCTCATGGGTGCTCTCTTTTCAATGGTGCAACGAGCTGATAAACCTTCACTCCCACTCACATTCCCTTCATCTCATGCAAAGCCTCAGAATGATAATGATCATGGCAGCACCATCTGGGAAACACTGTTCAGTGCTTTCAGTGTTGGGGTTAACACCATATGTGACTTTGGCTGGAGCTTCTTGAAAAGCACATTGATTGAAGATAATAAGACACCTATAAGGTCTGGTGATCCAGGCGTTGAGTTCCGGCCTATCACCATCTCCACTGTAACCTTCTCCCTTAATGATGTTCGCCGAATCAAAGCTAAACTTGGAGGA ACAGTGAACGATGTGATGAGTGGTATAATATTCTATGGCACGCAACTGTATCTTCATACTGCAAGTAAGAGCAGCAGTAAATATTCAAAGGTGACAGCATTAGTGTTGCTCAATACTAGAGTCATCAGTAACTACCAGAACTTACAGGAGATGACAAAACCTGATGCTAGATCTCCATGGGGGAACCAATTTGGCTTCATTCATGTCTCGGTACCAAGTTCCACAGAAGATCTTGAGAAAGGAAACCCACTGGAttttgtaatgaaagcaagagaGACTATTAACGCTAAGCGGAACTCATTGGGTGTGTTTCTCACTGGCAGACTATTGGAAATGTTGAGAAAAATCAGAGGTCCAGAG GTCACTGCTCAGTATGTTCACTCAACGCTCAAAAACACAAGCATGACAGTTTCAAATTTAATTGGACCGATGGAGCAAATGCAGATCGCGGGCCAGAATTGTCGGGGCCTTTATTTCATGGTGGTTGGTGTTCCGCAG AGCCTTACTATAACCATGGTGAGTTACAAAGGAAAAATCAAGGTGGCCATGGGAACAGAGAAAGGTTTCATTGATTCTGAACTTTTGGTGTCATGCATGGAGAAGTCATTCCAAAGGATCTTCACAGCCTCTGGTGCCAAAacttgctga